CTTCACTAGTTCATTTTGGATTAGAAGAGATTGATGCCAAAATTTACGTAGGCCTACTTCAAATGGGGTCTGTAACAGTCGGTACAATGGCACAAAAACTTGATGTGGATAGAGGAAAAGCATACAGATCTTTGAACAAACTAAGAAACATGGGAGTGATATCTACAACATTTTCAAATCCCACAATAGTAAATGCTGTAGAACCATCTGAAGCACTTACCAGTGTGATTCAGAAAAAAGAAGATGAGATAGTGATGTTGCAAAAGGTAGCAAGGGGACTTGTTGAAAACCTTAAGAATTATGAAAAGAATTCAACACCAACTGATTTATCATCATTTTCAATTATCCAAGGAAGGTCTAACATCTATACAAGAATTGGAAAGTTGGTTCAAGAAGCTTCAGAAAAAATATTCTTGGTAACAACATCACAAGATTTAATGAGAATGTATCACACATCAATTCCAGAAAAAATCTATGCTCAAGTTAATGCAGGAGTAGAAGTCAGAATCATCACAAATTCTTGTGATTCTAAATCCATGGAAATCATTGACCAATTAGGAGCATCAGAAATCAGAATTGGAAAACTGCCATCAAAGAGTAGAATGATTGTTGAAAATCAGCGTCAACTC
This genomic window from Nitrosopumilus ureiphilus contains:
- a CDS encoding TrmB family transcriptional regulator; this encodes MVNKDEIYSSLVHFGLEEIDAKIYVGLLQMGSVTVGTMAQKLDVDRGKAYRSLNKLRNMGVISTTFSNPTIVNAVEPSEALTSVIQKKEDEIVMLQKVARGLVENLKNYEKNSTPTDLSSFSIIQGRSNIYTRIGKLVQEASEKIFLVTTSQDLMRMYHTSIPEKIYAQVNAGVEVRIITNSCDSKSMEIIDQLGASEIRIGKLPSKSRMIVENQRQLIMSGAMKDSMDLNDDVDSIMYTNSNEMVDNMFSLCTHLWKKSKPMQMISSN